The nucleotide window CCCTGCGTCGGCTCGGTGCTCTCGGGCTTGCCGTCGTTCTCCGGGGTGAAGGAGTTGAACTGCTTGGTGTAGAGCTTCGAGGGCCGGCCCACGGTCTCCCGCGAGTCGATGGCGGTGCTCACGTGCTCGAAGCCCTGCGCACCGAGCACGTCCTTGAGCGCCGGGACGTCCTGGATCGGCTCCTCCACGATCGGCGTCAACGTCAGGTCGTCGATGGTGAAGGCGACGTTGGCGGTGCCCTCGACGTACAGCTGCGCCTTGTCGATCGGCGCACCCAGGACGTAGGTGCCCGTCAGCTGGGTCCAGGCGTCGGCCGAGACGACGGCGGCGGCGCCACCGACACCCTCGTAGTTGGTGACCGTGCCCTTGTCGCGCTGCACGGACAGCTGCAGGGACGCCGGCGCCTGGCCCGGGGCGAGCTTGGCCCACACCGAGACGCGCACGGCCTGGCCGATCGCGACGTTCTTCGTCACGTCGATGGCCGGGCCCTGCCAGTTCTGCAGCCGGTTGGTCACGGCCAGCCCGGCGGTGCCGTTGCGGCCGGCGCCGGCGGTGACGGCGACCTTCGCGTCACCGCGAGGGGCCCAGCCCTGCAGGCCGGACTCGAAGTCCGTCGACAGCGGCAGTGCGGTGCCCGGCGTCACGGGCGCGGCGGCCTCGCCGACGATGCGGACGTCGTCGAGGAAGAACTGCTGGGTCGCGTCGGGGCTCTCCAGGTAGACCTCGAGGCTGCTGTTCGCGGTGGCGAAGGTGTAGCGGCCGCTGACCTTGGTCCAGCCCGTGTCGTTGACGGCGACCTGGTAGGCGACCGAGTCGTAGCTGGTCGTGCCGGTGGCGGACGGGGTGCGCGCGACGCTCAGCGAGACCTGGTCGGCGCCGGAGCCGGCGGGCAGCTTGACCCAGGCCTCGATGTCGTAGGTGCCGGCCGGCATCAGCGTCTTCCCGTCGAGGGCGGGGCCGTTCCAGGCCTGCGAGCGGCCGGTGGTCAGCAGGCTCGACGTGCCGGTGTGGGCCTCGGCGGTGCTGACGGCGACCTTCGCGTCACCGCGGCCGAAGAAGGCGGCGGTGCCGGACTCGAACCCGGTCTCGAAGACAGTGGAGGGGGCGGCGGACGCGGCGGGGGCGGCCAGCAGGCCCACCCCTCCGGCCATGGCGAGGCACAGTGCCCCGGCTCCCAGACGACGTTGTCCCATGTGTGGCGTTCTCCTCGGGCGGCGGTGCTCGGGTGGAGGTAACGGAAAGTGTCGGAAGTCGCTCGGCACTGCGCGGAAGTGAAACATCGCTGCAATCCGGGGTCAACGGTCTCGTCATCTCCGGTCGGTCTGCCCGCGGGGTCGGTCAGACGCCCGCCGATCACCCGGCGTGACGGCCCAACGCATCAACAACTTCCGGAAGCTGCTAGGTTCGGCGCGTCGACGGCGCGTCGCTCACCCTGAGTCCCGGCTGTGCTCGTGCAGGTGATCTGGGACACGGGCGGGCAGACGACGCCGAACGGGAGCTCGCGGTGGTCCGGACGGCGTGTGCCATCGTCGGCGGCATGGTGAACGTCCTGTCCGTCCAGTCGCACGTGGCCTACGGGCACGCGGGCAACGCCTCGGCGGTCTTCCCGCTGCAGCGGCTGGGCATCGAGGTCTGGCCGGTGCACACCGTGCAGTTCTCCAACCACACCGGCTACGGCGCCTGGACCGGGCGGGTCTTCGACGGCCAGGCCGTCGAGGAGGTCGTGCAGGGCATCGAGGACCGCGGCGTGCTCGGCAGCTGCGACGCCGTCCTGTCCGGCTACCTGGGCTCGGCCGACATCGGCCACGCGGTGCTCGGCGCGGTGGCGAAGGTGCGGGCCGCCAACCCCGACGCCGTGTGGTGCTGCGACCCGGTGATCGGCGACGTCGGGCGCGGGGTGTTCGTCCGCCCCGGCATCCCGGAGTTCCTGCGCGAGGTCGCCGTCCCGGCCGCCGACGTCGTCACGCCCAACCACTTCGAGCTCGACCTGCTCGCCCAGCGCGAGACCCGCACGCTGGCCGAGGTCGCCGAGGCCGTGGCCGTCGTCCAGGCGCTGGGCCCGCGGGTCGTGCTGACCACATCCCTGGTCACCGACGACACCCCCGACGACGCCGTCGACCTGCTCGCGTCCGAGGGCGGCCGGCACTTCCGGGTGCGCACGCCGCGGCTGGACGTGTCGGTCAACGGCGCCGGTGACGCCATCGCCGCCCTGTTCCTGGCGCACTGGCTGCGCACCCGGTCGGCCGAGCAGGCCCTGGGTGCGGCGGCGGCCTCGGTGTTCGGGCTGCTGCGGATGACCGCCGAGGCCGGTTCCCGCGAGATCCTGCTGGTCGCCGCGCAGGACGAGTACGTGTCCCCCACCCGCACCTTCGACGTGACCGAGGTCCGACCATGACCGACTTCCCCGCCCTGTCCGAGCTCGCCGCCCAGGAGGCCGAGCTGCAGCTGCCCGGCTTCACCAACGACGACGCCTGGGCCCTCGGCTCGGCGCTCGTCGCCCGTGCGCAGGCCGAGCAGCTGCCGGTCGCGATCGAGATCTCGCGGCACTCCCACCAGCTCTTCCACGCCGCACTGCCCGGCGCGACGCCGGACAACGACACCTGGATCGCCCGCAAGGCCGCCACGGTGCACCGGTTCGGGCACAGCTCGCTGTACGTCGGGCAGCGCTCCCGGGAGGCCGGGACGACGTTCGAGGCGGAGTTCGGCCTGGACCCCGAGCGCTACGTGGCCCACGGCGGCGGCTTCCCGGTGATCGTGCGGGACGTCGGCCCGGTCGGCGTCGTCGTGGTCTCCGGGCTGCCGCAGGTCGAGGACCACGCGATGGTGGTCGCCGCGCTGCGGGCCCACCTGGCGACCCGGGGCTGACCGGCCGGCCGGCTCTCCCTCACGGCGTAGCGTCGGGGTCACGGTCCAACTCGCGCCAGGTCCCGACGACCGTCGGGCGCCGCGCACTCCTCCCGCCGCGCCGTCGGCGGAGTCAGGCCAGTGCCATGACCGCATCCCCGTCCGCCACCACCTCGCCCTTCGCCAGCGACGCCCCGCCGCTGGCCGAGGCCCCCGAGGCCGCCCACGCCGGCGTGCCCGAGGCCCCTGGGTGCCCGGCCTGCGCGCACCCGATGAGCGCGCACGACCGGATCGGCGTCCGGTTCTGCCTGGCCACCACCGCCGGCGGGACCCGGCGCGGCTGCGTCTGCAGCGCGTCCTGACCCCGCCGGCGGCGGATCGGCTCAGCCGCCGACCGGGGTGAACGCGCCGCGGCCGACGCGCACGACCTCACCGGCGTCGGCCGGGAGCCCGAGGAACTCCGTGACGCTCCACGCCGAGGCGTAGAGCCCGCCGTCCCGGGCCAGCAGGCCGGTCGGCATGGTGACCTGGGCGGTGCTGCGCTCGCCGTGCCGGGTCACCTTGGTGACCTCACCGACCGTGGCCGGGTCGAAGTCCGGACCCGGCTCACCCTCCGGCGCCCCCTCCCCGACGTTCGACACGTAGACCGTGCCGCGCCGGTCGACGGCCAGCCCGGTCGGCGCGGTGAGCCCCTCGATCACGTCGAGCACGCGACCGCGCGGGGAGAGCACGTACACCCGGCCCGCGCCGGGCACGTCGGCGCCCAGCGTGCTGACGTACACCTCGCCCCACGGGCCCTCGGCGATGCCGGTCGGCACCGGGTCGCAGCCGACGGTGCCCGGGTTGTTCTCCGCGCCGGCGCAACCGGGGACGTCGGTGACCAGCGGCGGGACGAAGAACGTCGACACCTCGCCGCTGTGCCGGTCGACCGACAGGACGGCGTTGGCGCCCGCGTCGGCCACCAGCACCCGCCGACCCTGGGCCAGCACGGCGTAGGGGTTGGACAGCGCGTCGACGGGCGCGCCGTCGGGGCCGAACTGCAGCTGGCCGTCGGGGTTGGCCGCCAGCTCGTAGGCCAGCAGGTCGATGGTCTGCAGCACCTCGCCGCCGGGCTCGGCGACCACCAGGGAGCTGGCCCCCGGCAGCGGCGGCGCCGGCTCCTCGCCCTCCGCCGGCGGTCCGGCCTCCCCGGTGGCGACGTACAGCCGGCCCCGGTCGTAGTCCACGCCCTGCGGTGTGGCGAGCCCGCTGAGCAGGGTCTCGACCCTGCCCGACCGCAGCGAGACCGAGGACACCTCCCCGCTGCCGGACTCGGCGACCACGACCCGGTCGCCCCGGTAGTCGCTCAGCTGGCGGGGACCGTCCAGCCCGCCGGCCACGGTGCTGACCGGTGCGCCGTGACCGTGGCCGCCACCGGCGCCCGCCGGGGTCGCCGGCAGCACCACCAGCGCGGCGCCGGCCGCGACGAGCACGGCGGTCTTCCTGGAACGCCTCATCGAGCTCCCTCTCGATCTCCCCCGCGTCTGTGGACCTGCTGTGACGCCGGACACCTTCCTCGCCCCGTCGGTCGGCGCTCAACGGGTCGTCGGGAGCGGTGTCGCGCGCCGTCGCAGGCGGTAGCGGCGTGCTGCCACGGCGGCCGTACCCGGCACCTACAGTCGGCCGGTGACCGTGCCGCCTCCCCCCTCGCCGACGGCGCCCGACCCGGCGGCGCCCGACCTGGCGGCCCTGCGCGCCGACCTGACCGCCGACTGCAGCCGCTGCGTCGGGCTGTGCTGCGTGGCCCCGGCGTTCGCCGCCTCGGCCGACTTCGCGATCGACAAGCCGGCCGGCACCCCGTGCCCGAACCTGCGCAGCGACTCCCGCTGCGGCATCCACGACCGGCTGCGCGACCGGGGCTTCCCCGGCTGCACGGTCTTCGACTGCCTGGGCGCCGGCCAGCGGGTCACCCAGCAGACCCTCGGCGGCGCCGACTGGCGGTCCGACCCCGGGACGGCGACGACGATGTTCGCGGTGTTCCCGGTGATGCGGCAGCTGACCGAGCTGCTCTGGCACCTCATCGAGGCCGCCACCCTGCTCCCCGACGGGCCGCTGCGCGCCGCCGTCGAGACGGCCCGCGCCCGCACCGAGCAGCACACCCTCGCCCCGGCGCCGGACCTGGTGGCACTGGACGCCGGGAGCCTGCGCGCCGAGGTCGGCGCGCTGCTGGACCAGGTCAGCGAGACCGTCCGCGCCGACGTGCCCGGCCGGGCGCGCGACCGGCGCGGCGCCGACCTGATGGGCGCCTCGCTGCGCGGGGCGCAGCTGCGTGGCGCGAGCCTGCGCGGCGCGTACCTGATCGGCGCCGACCTGCGGGGTGCGGACCTGCGGCGGGCCGACCTCCTCGGGGCCGACCTGCGGGCCGCCGACCTGCGCGGTGCCGACCTCACCGGCGCGCTGTTCCTCGTCCAGCCCCAGCTCACCGCGGCCACCGGCGACGCGGGCACCCGGCTGCCCGCGGGGCTCGCCCGTCCCGTCCAGTGGGCGGGGACCACCTTCGAGCGGCGCCGCCGCTGATCGCGCCCTAGCGTGGCGCGGTGCAACTGTTCCGGACGAAGTCCCTCGAGGCCATCCAGTCCGACGTCGGCTCCGACGACGACGCCGGTACCGGCTCCGTCGGCCACCTGCAGAAACGGCTCAGCGCCCGGCACCTGATCGGCTTCGGCATCGGCGTGGTCATCGGCACCGGCATCTTCACCCTCACCGGCATCCAGGCCCGGGAGACCGCCGGCCCGGCCGTGGTGATCAGCTTCGCCCTGGCCGGGGTCGTCGCCCTGCTCGCCGCGCTCTGCTACGCCGAGCTGGCCTCGAGCGTGCCGACCGCGGGCAGCGCGTACACCTACGCCTACGCCACCACCGGCGAGCTGCTGGCCTGGGTCATCGGCTGGGACCTGTTCCTCGAGTTCGCCTTCGGCGCCGCCGTCGTCGCCCGCGGGTGGTCGGCCTACATCGGCAACCTGCTGGACCTGCCGCCCTCGCTGTTCGGCGAGGAAGCGACGGGCAACGTCGGCGCGGCGTTCATCGTCGTCGTCCTGACCCTGGTCGCGGTGCTGGGCATCAAGGAGTCGGCGCGGGTCACCAACGTGCTGGTCGTCGTCAAGGTCGCCGTCTGCGTGTTCGTCGTGGTCACCGGCATCTGGTTCGTCAAGGGCGCCAACCTCACCCCGTTCGTCCCCGCGGGCCAGCCGTCGGAGGACACCGGTGGCCTGGCCCAGCCGCTGATCTCGCTCATCGCGGGGCTGGAGCCGGCCACGTTCGGCATCGGCGGGGTGCTCACCGCGGCCGCCGTCGTCTTCTTCGCCTACACCGGCTTCGAGGCGGTGGCGAACCTGTCGGAGGAGACCCGCAAGCCCTCCCGCGACGTCCCGCTGGGACTGCTGGGCACCCTCGGGGTGGCCACCGCGCTCTACATCGGCGTCGCGTTCGTGGTCGTCGGGATGGTCAAGTACACCGACATCGACGCCGGCGCACCGATCGCCGACGCGTTCGACCAGGTCGGGCTGGGCTGGGCGTCGTCGCTGATCTCGCTCGCCGCCGTGGCCGGGCTGACGTCGGTGATCCTGGTCGACCTGCTCACGGTCAGCCGGATCGGCTTCGCCATGGGCCGCGACGGGCTGCTGCCGCCGGCGATCGCCAAGGTCAGCCCGCGCACCGGCACCCCGGTCCGGATGACGCTGGTCTACGCGGCCGCGGTCCTGGTGACGGCCACCTTCGTCCCGCTGGAGAGCCTGGCCAACCTGGTCAGCATCGGCACCCTGTTCGCGTTCGTGCTGGTGTCGATCGCCGTCCCGGTGCTGCGCCGCACCCGGCCGGACCTGCCTCGGTCGTTCCGGGTGCCGCTGTCCCCGATCGTCCCGGTGCTGTCCGCGCTGGCGTGCCTGTACCTGATGCTCAACCTGGAGGTGGAGACCTGGCTGCGCTTCCTGGCCTGGCTGCTGATCGGACTGGTGATCTACGCCCTCTACGGCTACCGGCACTCGCGGGTGGGCCACGAGGAGCGGGTCGCGCGCGGGAAGGGCTGACCGGCGCGCGACCGCCGGGCTCAGCTGTCGGCAGTCGCCGGCTGGGCCTGGCTCGCCACCCGGTGGCAGGCGGCGCAGGTGCCGAAGATCTCCAGGGTGTGCTTGACGTCGACGAAGCCGTGCTCGCCGGCGACCCGGTCGGCCCAGCGCTCGACCGTGGGCCCCTCGACCTCCACCGTGCGCCCGCAGCTGCGGCAGACCAGGTGGTGGTGGTGGGTGGTGCTGCACCGGCGGTAGATGGCCTCGCCGTTGTCGGTGCGGATGGAGTCGAGCTCGCCGTCGTCGACGAGGGCCTGCACCGCCCGGTAGACCGTCGACAGGCCGATGCTGTCGCCGGCGGCGCGCATCCGGGCGTGCACCTCCTGGGCGCTGTGGAAGCCGTCGAGTGCGTCGAAGACGGCCACCACGGCGGCGCGCTGGCGGGTGTTGCGGATCATCGCGGCATCGTCCCATCCCCGGTCGTGCAGCCCTCGGCGGCGGGCGCGGCGGCGTGCGACACGTGCGCGAGCGCGTCCCGGACGATGTGCGCCACGTGCGGGTCGACCAGCTCGTAGTGCACCTCGCGGTGCCGCCGCTCGCCGACCACCAGGCTCGCCCCGCGCAGCACCCGCAGGTGCTGGGAGACCAGCGGCTGGGGCGCCCCGAGGGCGTCGACCAGCTGGTGCACGCAGCGGCTTCCGTGCTGGTCGAGCAGCGCGATGATCGCCAGCCGCATGGGGGCGGCGAGCGCACCGAGCAGCGCGCTGGCGGCCTGGACGGTGTCCGGGTCGGCGCCGGGTGCGGCGACCAGCTCCCTGCTCGGTGCTGCGGTCATGACATCACGGTAGCGCCATGTGAGAACTGTTGTCGACTGCCGGCTGCTCGGCGGGCTCGTCGTCCCGGCTCCCCCACCCGCGGCGCACCCGCCGCCGGGAGCTGAGCCGGCACACCAGGTAGATCAGGAAGCTGATCGTGGTGACGAAGGGGCTGATCGGCACGCTGGTGCCCAGCGCCACCAGGATGCCGCCGACGGCGGAGGTGACGGCGAAGGCGACGCTCAGCACCGGGGCCAGCACCGGGGAGGCGGTCACCCGGAACGCCGCGGCCGCCGGGGTCACCAGCAGGGAGAGCACCAGCAGCGCCCCCACCACCTGGACGGCGAGGGAGACCGCGAGCGCCAGCAGCACGGTGAACAGCACCGACAGCAGCCCGGCGGGCAGGCCACGGGCGACCGCGACCTCGGGGTCGGCGCTGATGAAGGTCAGCGGGCGCCAGATGACCGCCAGGCCGATGACCACCACGACCGACAGGCTGATCAGCCAGCCCAGCTGCTCACCGGCCACGGAGACGACCTGCCCGGTGAGCAGCCCGAACTTGTTGGCCGCCCGGCCCTCGTACAGCGCGAGGAACAGCACGCCCAGCCCGAGCCCGAAGGGCATCAGGACGCCGATCACGGAGTTGCGGTCGCGGGCGCGGATGCCCAGCGCCCCGATCAGGGCACCGGCGAGCAGCGAGCCCAGCACCGAGCCGAGCGCGACGTTGACGCCCAGCAGCAGCGCGGCCGCCGCACCGGCGAAGGACAGCTCGGCGATGCCGTGCACCGCGAACTGCATGTCCCGCATCTGCACGAAGACGCCCACCAGCCCGCCGATGACGCCGAGCAGCGCCGCCGCGATGAGGGAGTTGTGCACCAGGCCGAGCAGCCGGCCGTAGTCGTCGAAGGAGAAGAAGTCGCTCATCGGTGCTCCACCGTGACGTCGGGGTGGTGGGAGTGGTCGTGCCCGCGGCCGGCCTCGACCGGGTGGTCGGGCGTGCCGACGACGACGATCCGGCCGCGCACGGTGAACACGTCGACCGGCGTGCGGTAGAGGTCGCTGAGCGACTCCGACGTCAGCACCTCGGCCGGGGTGCCCAGCCGGTGCCGGCCGCCGGCGATGTAGAGGACCCGGTCGACCATGTCGAGCACGGGGTTGATCTCGTGGGTCACGAAGACCACCGCGGTGTCGTGCTCGCGGCGCCGCCGGTCGATCATCGAGCTGACCGCGCGCTGGTGCCGCAGGTCCAGCGACAGCAGCGGCTCGTCGCACAGCAGCAGCGCCGGGTCGCCCACGAGCGCCTGGGCGATCCGCACCCGCTGCTGCTCACCGCCGGACAGCAGCCCGATCGGCGCGTCGGCGTAGGCGGTCGCCCCGACCGCTGACAGCGCCTCGTCGACCCGCGCCCGGTCCGCGCGGCTGCGCAGCCGGAGACCGAACCGGTCGCCGTCGATGCCCAGGGCCACCAGGTCGCGGGCGCGCAGCGGGGTGGCGACGTTGAGCGTCTTCTGCTGCGGCACGTACCCGACGGACCGGTTGCCGCGGCCCGGCGCCCGCCCGACGACCGACATCGTGCCGGCGGACAGCGGCTGCTCACCCAGCACGGCCCGCAGGAACGTCGACTTGCCCGCCCCGTTCGGGCCGAGGACGGCGAGGAACTCCCCCGGCGCCACGTCCAGGTCCAGACCGCTCCACAGCGTCCGGGCGCCGAACGCCACCGCCGCCCCCCGGGTGGACAGCGGCGGGGCGGCGGCGTCCGGGCGGACGCCCGCGCTGGTGCTCATCAGGCGGTCAGGACGACAGCGCGGCGGCGACGGCGTCGAGGTTGCTCTGCATCCAGGAAACGTAGTCCTCGCCCTCGGGCAGCGTCTCGGTGACCGGGACGACGGCGACGCCGGCGGCCTTGGCAGCCGACAGCACCTGCTCGGTCTCCGGGCCGGTGGTCTGCTCGTTGTAGACCAGCGCCTTCACCTGCCCACCGGAGAACAGG belongs to Modestobacter sp. L9-4 and includes:
- a CDS encoding pentapeptide repeat-containing protein — translated: MTVPPPPSPTAPDPAAPDLAALRADLTADCSRCVGLCCVAPAFAASADFAIDKPAGTPCPNLRSDSRCGIHDRLRDRGFPGCTVFDCLGAGQRVTQQTLGGADWRSDPGTATTMFAVFPVMRQLTELLWHLIEAATLLPDGPLRAAVETARARTEQHTLAPAPDLVALDAGSLRAEVGALLDQVSETVRADVPGRARDRRGADLMGASLRGAQLRGASLRGAYLIGADLRGADLRRADLLGADLRAADLRGADLTGALFLVQPQLTAATGDAGTRLPAGLARPVQWAGTTFERRRR
- a CDS encoding Fur family transcriptional regulator: MIRNTRQRAAVVAVFDALDGFHSAQEVHARMRAAGDSIGLSTVYRAVQALVDDGELDSIRTDNGEAIYRRCSTTHHHHLVCRSCGRTVEVEGPTVERWADRVAGEHGFVDVKHTLEIFGTCAACHRVASQAQPATADS
- a CDS encoding RGCVC family protein yields the protein MTASPSATTSPFASDAPPLAEAPEAAHAGVPEAPGCPACAHPMSAHDRIGVRFCLATTAGGTRRGCVCSAS
- a CDS encoding ScyD/ScyE family protein; amino-acid sequence: MRRSRKTAVLVAAGAALVVLPATPAGAGGGHGHGAPVSTVAGGLDGPRQLSDYRGDRVVVAESGSGEVSSVSLRSGRVETLLSGLATPQGVDYDRGRLYVATGEAGPPAEGEEPAPPLPGASSLVVAEPGGEVLQTIDLLAYELAANPDGQLQFGPDGAPVDALSNPYAVLAQGRRVLVADAGANAVLSVDRHSGEVSTFFVPPLVTDVPGCAGAENNPGTVGCDPVPTGIAEGPWGEVYVSTLGADVPGAGRVYVLSPRGRVLDVIEGLTAPTGLAVDRRGTVYVSNVGEGAPEGEPGPDFDPATVGEVTKVTRHGERSTAQVTMPTGLLARDGGLYASAWSVTEFLGLPADAGEVVRVGRGAFTPVGG
- a CDS encoding APC family permease, with amino-acid sequence MQLFRTKSLEAIQSDVGSDDDAGTGSVGHLQKRLSARHLIGFGIGVVIGTGIFTLTGIQARETAGPAVVISFALAGVVALLAALCYAELASSVPTAGSAYTYAYATTGELLAWVIGWDLFLEFAFGAAVVARGWSAYIGNLLDLPPSLFGEEATGNVGAAFIVVVLTLVAVLGIKESARVTNVLVVVKVAVCVFVVVTGIWFVKGANLTPFVPAGQPSEDTGGLAQPLISLIAGLEPATFGIGGVLTAAAVVFFAYTGFEAVANLSEETRKPSRDVPLGLLGTLGVATALYIGVAFVVVGMVKYTDIDAGAPIADAFDQVGLGWASSLISLAAVAGLTSVILVDLLTVSRIGFAMGRDGLLPPAIAKVSPRTGTPVRMTLVYAAAVLVTATFVPLESLANLVSIGTLFAFVLVSIAVPVLRRTRPDLPRSFRVPLSPIVPVLSALACLYLMLNLEVETWLRFLAWLLIGLVIYALYGYRHSRVGHEERVARGKG
- a CDS encoding metal ABC transporter ATP-binding protein translates to MSTSAGVRPDAAAPPLSTRGAAVAFGARTLWSGLDLDVAPGEFLAVLGPNGAGKSTFLRAVLGEQPLSAGTMSVVGRAPGRGNRSVGYVPQQKTLNVATPLRARDLVALGIDGDRFGLRLRSRADRARVDEALSAVGATAYADAPIGLLSGGEQQRVRIAQALVGDPALLLCDEPLLSLDLRHQRAVSSMIDRRRREHDTAVVFVTHEINPVLDMVDRVLYIAGGRHRLGTPAEVLTSESLSDLYRTPVDVFTVRGRIVVVGTPDHPVEAGRGHDHSHHPDVTVEHR
- a CDS encoding metalloregulator ArsR/SmtB family transcription factor — protein: MTAAPSRELVAAPGADPDTVQAASALLGALAAPMRLAIIALLDQHGSRCVHQLVDALGAPQPLVSQHLRVLRGASLVVGERRHREVHYELVDPHVAHIVRDALAHVSHAAAPAAEGCTTGDGTMPR
- a CDS encoding metal ABC transporter permease, which produces MSDFFSFDDYGRLLGLVHNSLIAAALLGVIGGLVGVFVQMRDMQFAVHGIAELSFAGAAAALLLGVNVALGSVLGSLLAGALIGALGIRARDRNSVIGVLMPFGLGLGVLFLALYEGRAANKFGLLTGQVVSVAGEQLGWLISLSVVVVIGLAVIWRPLTFISADPEVAVARGLPAGLLSVLFTVLLALAVSLAVQVVGALLVLSLLVTPAAAAFRVTASPVLAPVLSVAFAVTSAVGGILVALGTSVPISPFVTTISFLIYLVCRLSSRRRVRRGWGSRDDEPAEQPAVDNSSHMALP
- the pdxY gene encoding pyridoxal kinase PdxY, with the translated sequence MVNVLSVQSHVAYGHAGNASAVFPLQRLGIEVWPVHTVQFSNHTGYGAWTGRVFDGQAVEEVVQGIEDRGVLGSCDAVLSGYLGSADIGHAVLGAVAKVRAANPDAVWCCDPVIGDVGRGVFVRPGIPEFLREVAVPAADVVTPNHFELDLLAQRETRTLAEVAEAVAVVQALGPRVVLTTSLVTDDTPDDAVDLLASEGGRHFRVRTPRLDVSVNGAGDAIAALFLAHWLRTRSAEQALGAAAASVFGLLRMTAEAGSREILLVAAQDEYVSPTRTFDVTEVRP
- a CDS encoding heme-degrading domain-containing protein; this translates as MTDFPALSELAAQEAELQLPGFTNDDAWALGSALVARAQAEQLPVAIEISRHSHQLFHAALPGATPDNDTWIARKAATVHRFGHSSLYVGQRSREAGTTFEAEFGLDPERYVAHGGGFPVIVRDVGPVGVVVVSGLPQVEDHAMVVAALRAHLATRG